From Thermodesulfovibrionales bacterium, one genomic window encodes:
- a CDS encoding DegQ family serine endoprotease produces the protein MRKRVFAAIAILLTGFLLGGLSFYMLGKMVSPTTVRAPFTPRVPGQILETSRAFSEIVSAVSPAVVNISSTKVIRRDTSPFSEDPFFDFFNPFHDFGLPKKWKEQSLGSGVIVTKDGYIITNNHVVEQSEDIRVTLYDKRSFRGKVVGSDPKTDIAVVKISADNLPTIPWGDSDGLQVGEFVLAIGNPFGLSHTVTMGIISAVGRANVGIADYEDFIQTDAAINPGNSGGPLVNIKGELIGINTAIFSRTGGYQGIGFAVPSNMTKLVMEQLMKQGKIVRGWLGVSIQEITPELSQKFGIQDSKGALVSDVTKGSPAEKAGIMRGDIILEFNGKEVTSVGALRNSVAQSKTGSEVTLKVLRTGKTYTLKTIIAELPKEMAGTQQEISPEDMQKNAFSGITVKDLTKEIAKQLGLGFEEKGVVVVRVEQGSAADDAGLKKGDVIQEIDRKRVSNVEEFKKVTSSIQSGDTALLFVNRSGRRFYLAINR, from the coding sequence GTCAGATCCTTGAGACGAGCCGGGCCTTCTCTGAAATCGTGAGCGCTGTCTCACCTGCTGTGGTCAATATCTCATCCACAAAGGTCATCCGTCGGGACACATCGCCCTTCTCCGAGGATCCCTTCTTTGATTTTTTCAATCCCTTTCATGACTTCGGTTTGCCCAAGAAATGGAAGGAACAGAGCCTGGGGTCCGGGGTTATCGTGACGAAGGACGGATACATTATTACGAACAACCACGTTGTTGAGCAGTCCGAAGACATCAGGGTGACCCTTTATGACAAGAGGAGTTTCAGGGGAAAGGTCGTGGGTTCAGACCCGAAGACCGACATAGCGGTGGTAAAGATATCTGCCGACAACCTGCCGACAATACCCTGGGGTGATTCTGACGGGCTTCAGGTAGGTGAGTTTGTGCTGGCGATAGGAAATCCTTTTGGTCTTAGCCATACGGTAACGATGGGGATCATCAGCGCAGTCGGCAGGGCCAACGTCGGAATTGCCGATTATGAGGATTTTATCCAGACTGACGCTGCGATCAACCCCGGCAACTCAGGAGGGCCCCTCGTCAACATAAAAGGAGAACTCATCGGCATCAATACCGCTATTTTTTCGAGAACGGGCGGATATCAGGGCATCGGTTTCGCTGTCCCGAGCAATATGACCAAACTCGTTATGGAACAACTCATGAAACAGGGCAAGATTGTGAGGGGGTGGCTCGGGGTCTCGATCCAGGAGATTACTCCGGAGCTATCACAGAAATTCGGCATTCAGGATTCGAAGGGCGCCCTGGTAAGCGACGTCACTAAAGGCAGCCCTGCTGAAAAGGCAGGGATCATGAGAGGCGATATCATCCTTGAATTCAACGGCAAGGAGGTTACGAGCGTCGGTGCTCTGCGGAACAGTGTAGCCCAGAGCAAGACCGGTTCCGAGGTGACCTTAAAGGTCCTCAGGACCGGCAAGACCTATACCCTTAAGACGATCATTGCTGAACTTCCCAAGGAAATGGCGGGTACCCAGCAGGAGATATCGCCTGAGGATATGCAGAAGAACGCATTTTCCGGAATCACGGTGAAGGACCTGACAAAGGAGATTGCGAAACAACTCGGCCTCGGCTTTGAAGAGAAGGGTGTTGTCGTTGTTAGGGTCGAGCAGGGGAGTGCCGCAGATGATGCGGGACTGAAGAAAGGTGACGTGATTCAGGAGATTGACAGGAAAAGGGTGTCGAACGTCGAGGAATTCAAAAAAGTCACCTCTTCCATACAATCGGGCGACACGGCGCTCCTTTTTGTGAACCGGAGCGGCAGAAGATTCTACCTTGCGATAAACCGATGA